A genomic segment from Pseudomonas sp. S09G 359 encodes:
- the fpr gene encoding ferredoxin-NADP reductase translates to MSNMNHERVLSVHHWNDTLFSFKCTRDPGLRFENGQFVMIGLQQPNGRPLMRAYSIASPNWEEHLEFFSIKVPDGPLTSQLQHLKEGDEIIISKKPTGTLVLDDLKPGKHLYLLSTGTGLAPFMSVIQDPETYERFEKVILCHGVRYVNEVAYREFITEHLPQNEFFGEALRDKLIYYPTVTREPFENEGRLTDLMRSGKLFSDIGLPPINPEDDRAMLCGSPSMLDETSEVLNSFGLKVSPRMREPGDYLIERAFVEK, encoded by the coding sequence ATGAGCAACATGAACCACGAGCGTGTCCTCAGTGTTCATCACTGGAACGACACTCTGTTCAGCTTCAAGTGCACCCGCGATCCGGGCCTGCGCTTCGAGAACGGTCAGTTCGTGATGATCGGCCTGCAACAGCCTAACGGCCGCCCGCTCATGCGCGCTTACTCGATTGCCAGCCCGAACTGGGAAGAGCATCTGGAGTTCTTCAGCATCAAGGTGCCCGATGGCCCGCTGACTTCCCAGTTGCAGCACTTGAAGGAAGGCGACGAGATCATCATCAGCAAAAAACCGACAGGCACCCTGGTGCTTGACGATTTGAAGCCGGGCAAACACCTGTACCTGCTCAGCACCGGTACTGGCCTGGCGCCGTTTATGAGCGTGATCCAGGACCCGGAAACCTACGAGCGTTTCGAAAAAGTCATCCTGTGCCACGGCGTGCGTTACGTCAACGAAGTCGCCTACCGCGAATTCATCACCGAGCACCTGCCGCAGAACGAATTCTTCGGCGAGGCCCTGCGTGACAAGTTGATCTACTACCCGACCGTGACCCGCGAGCCGTTCGAAAACGAAGGCCGCCTGACCGACCTGATGCGCAGCGGCAAGCTGTTCAGTGACATCGGCCTGCCACCGATCAACCCCGAGGACGACCGCGCCATGCTGTGCGGCAGCCCAAGCATGTTGGACGAGACCAGCGAAGTGTTGAACAGCTTCGGCCTGAAAGTTTCGCCACGTATGCGTGAGCCGGGTGATTACTTGATCGAGCGCGCGTTCGTCGAGAAGTAA
- a CDS encoding TIGR00730 family Rossman fold protein — protein MPDESNDLLLRDFQEKGIDLTQQVEAQLQLIAPSSPNIPLYRDMILTVLRMAQDDRDRWNAKITLRAIRELDHAFRVLEQFKGRRKVTVFGSARTPVESPLYALAREVGALLAQSDLMVITGGGGGIMAAAHEGAGLEHSLGFNITLPFEQHANPTIDGTENLLSFHFFFTRKLFFVKEADALVLCPGGFGTLDEALEVLTLIQTGKSPLVPVVLLDAPGGGFWQGALDFIRSQLEANRYILPTDLKLVRLVYSAEEAVEEINQFYANFHSTRWLKREFVVRMNHPLSDRALAHLQQEFASLRLSGEFQQLAYTGEEHDEPRFSHLTRLVFNFNGRDQGRLRELVDYINLPENWAQAQGKAQQRAAPEPA, from the coding sequence ATGCCTGATGAATCGAATGACCTCCTGCTGCGTGATTTTCAAGAAAAAGGAATCGACCTCACGCAACAGGTCGAAGCTCAACTCCAACTGATCGCCCCCAGCAGCCCGAATATCCCCCTGTATCGCGACATGATTCTTACCGTGCTGCGCATGGCCCAGGACGACCGTGACCGCTGGAACGCGAAAATCACCCTGCGCGCCATCCGCGAACTGGACCACGCTTTCCGCGTGCTGGAACAGTTCAAGGGCCGACGCAAAGTCACGGTATTTGGCTCGGCACGCACGCCGGTGGAAAGCCCGCTGTATGCCTTGGCCCGCGAGGTCGGTGCACTATTGGCACAATCGGACCTGATGGTGATCACCGGCGGCGGCGGCGGCATCATGGCGGCTGCCCATGAAGGCGCAGGCCTGGAACACAGCTTGGGTTTCAACATCACCCTGCCATTTGAACAGCATGCCAACCCGACCATTGATGGCACCGAGAACCTGCTGTCCTTCCACTTCTTCTTCACCCGCAAGCTGTTCTTCGTCAAGGAAGCCGACGCGCTGGTGTTATGCCCCGGCGGTTTCGGTACCCTGGATGAAGCCCTGGAAGTATTAACCCTGATCCAGACCGGAAAGAGTCCGCTGGTACCGGTAGTGTTGCTCGACGCACCCGGCGGCGGTTTCTGGCAAGGCGCACTGGACTTTATCCGCAGCCAGCTGGAAGCCAACCGCTATATCCTGCCCACCGACCTCAAGCTGGTGCGGTTGGTGTACAGCGCTGAAGAGGCGGTGGAAGAGATCAATCAGTTTTATGCCAACTTCCATTCCACGCGCTGGCTGAAACGCGAGTTTGTGGTGCGCATGAACCACCCGCTCAGTGATCGTGCCCTGGCGCATTTGCAGCAAGAGTTCGCCAGCCTGCGATTGAGTGGGGAGTTCCAGCAACTTGCCTATACGGGTGAGGAGCATGATGAGCCAAGGTTCAGCCATTTGACGCGGTTGGTGTTCAACTTCAATGGGCGCGATCAGGGGCGACTGCGAGAATTGGTGGACTACATCAACTTGCCGGAGAACTGGGCCCAGGCTCAGGGGAAGGCGCAGCAGCGGGCGGCACCGGAGCCGGCGTGA
- a CDS encoding GNAT family N-acetyltransferase, translating to MRQHSVIHTPKTSDYAELAQIWEASVRATHDFLPDSYIVLLKNLVLTRYLDAVMLICTKDARQRITGFAGVAAGKVEMLFIDPHHRGQGLGRQLLRYAIEHMNADALDVNEQNPQALGFYFKQGFEVIGRTEHDGLGQPYPLLHLRVRQQHLRSG from the coding sequence ATGCGTCAGCATTCAGTCATCCACACACCTAAAACCAGCGACTACGCCGAACTGGCGCAAATCTGGGAGGCTTCGGTACGGGCCACGCATGATTTTCTACCGGACAGTTACATTGTGCTGCTGAAGAATCTGGTGCTGACCCGCTACCTGGATGCCGTGATGCTGATCTGCACCAAGGATGCGCGCCAACGCATCACCGGCTTTGCCGGGGTGGCGGCGGGCAAGGTCGAGATGCTGTTCATCGACCCGCACCACCGGGGCCAGGGCCTGGGCCGGCAGTTGCTACGGTATGCGATCGAACACATGAACGCCGACGCGCTGGACGTCAACGAACAGAATCCGCAGGCGCTGGGCTTTTATTTCAAGCAAGGCTTCGAGGTGATCGGGCGCACCGAGCATGATGGCCTGGGCCAGCCGTACCCGTTATTGCATCTGCGGGTGCGCCAACAGCATCTGCGCAGTGGCTGA
- a CDS encoding rRNA pseudouridine synthase, protein MTDPIRLSKRLIELVGCSRREAELFIEGGWVSVDGEVIDEPQFKVTSEKVELDPEAKATVPEPVTILLHAPVGVDAETAMASISAETLSEEHRFSKRPLKGHFLRLTASADLQAKASGLLVFTQDWKILRKLTADAAKIEQEYVVEVEGDMVAHGLNRLNHGLTYKGKELPAVKASWQNENRLRFAMKNPQPGVIALFCEAVGLKVIAIRRIRIGGVSIGKVPVGQWRYLSGKEKF, encoded by the coding sequence ATGACTGACCCCATACGCCTCTCCAAACGCCTTATCGAACTGGTCGGTTGCTCCCGTCGGGAGGCTGAGCTGTTTATCGAAGGCGGCTGGGTCTCGGTGGACGGTGAAGTGATCGACGAGCCGCAGTTCAAGGTCACCAGCGAAAAAGTCGAACTGGACCCGGAAGCCAAGGCTACCGTGCCAGAGCCGGTGACCATCCTGCTGCATGCGCCAGTCGGCGTGGATGCCGAGACGGCCATGGCCTCGATCAGTGCCGAGACCCTGTCCGAAGAACACCGCTTCAGCAAGCGCCCGCTCAAAGGCCATTTCCTGCGCCTGACCGCCAGCGCCGACCTGCAAGCCAAGGCCAGCGGCCTGTTGGTGTTTACCCAGGACTGGAAAATCCTGCGCAAGTTGACCGCCGATGCCGCCAAGATCGAGCAGGAATACGTGGTGGAGGTTGAAGGCGACATGGTTGCCCACGGCCTGAACCGTCTGAACCACGGCCTGACCTACAAGGGCAAAGAGCTGCCGGCGGTAAAAGCCAGCTGGCAGAACGAAAACCGCCTGCGCTTTGCGATGAAAAACCCGCAGCCAGGCGTAATCGCACTGTTCTGCGAAGCCGTTGGCTTGAAAGTCATCGCCATCCGCCGCATCCGCATCGGCGGCGTGTCCATCGGCAAAGTGCCGGTTGGCCAGTGGCGTTACCTGTCCGGCAAAGAGAAGTTCTAA
- the rimO gene encoding 30S ribosomal protein S12 methylthiotransferase RimO, with product MSTTIAKANPKVGFVSLGCPKALVDSERILTQLRMEGYDVVSTYQDADVVVVNTCGFIDSAKAESLEVIGEAIKENGKVIVTGCMGVEEGNIRNVHPSVLAVTGPQQYEQVVNAVHDVVPPRQDHNPLIDLVPPQGIKLTPRHYAYLKISEGCNHSCSFCIIPSMRGKLVSRPVGDVLDEAQRLVKSGVKELLVISQDTSAYGVDVKYRTGFWNGAPVKTRMTELCEALSSLGVWVRLHYVYPYPHVDELIPLMAAGKILPYLDIPFQHASPKVLKAMKRPAFEDKTLARIKNWREICPELIIRSTFIVGFPGETEEDFQYLLDWLTEAQLDRVGCFQYSPVEGAPANLLDLAVVPDDVKQDRWERFMAHQQAISSARLQLRIGKEIEVLIDEVDEQGAVGRCFFDAPEIDGNVFIDDASGLKPGDKVWCTVTDADEYDLWAEKRD from the coding sequence ATGTCCACCACCATCGCAAAGGCCAACCCCAAGGTTGGCTTTGTTTCCCTGGGTTGCCCGAAGGCTCTGGTCGACTCCGAGCGCATCCTCACGCAACTGCGTATGGAAGGCTATGACGTTGTGTCCACTTACCAGGACGCTGACGTGGTGGTGGTCAACACCTGCGGCTTCATCGACTCGGCCAAGGCGGAGTCGCTGGAAGTGATCGGCGAAGCCATCAAGGAAAACGGCAAGGTTATCGTGACCGGCTGCATGGGCGTGGAAGAAGGCAATATCCGCAACGTGCACCCAAGCGTGCTGGCCGTGACCGGCCCGCAGCAGTACGAGCAGGTGGTCAACGCCGTGCACGACGTGGTGCCGCCGCGTCAGGACCACAACCCGCTGATCGACCTGGTGCCGCCGCAAGGCATCAAGCTGACCCCGCGCCACTATGCGTACCTGAAGATTTCCGAAGGCTGCAACCACAGCTGCAGCTTCTGCATCATCCCGTCGATGCGTGGCAAGCTGGTCAGCCGCCCGGTCGGTGACGTGCTCGACGAGGCCCAGCGCCTGGTCAAATCCGGCGTGAAAGAGCTGTTGGTGATCTCCCAGGACACCAGCGCCTACGGCGTCGACGTGAAATACCGCACCGGTTTCTGGAACGGCGCGCCGGTAAAAACCCGCATGACCGAACTCTGCGAAGCCCTCAGCAGCCTGGGTGTGTGGGTGCGCCTGCACTACGTTTACCCGTACCCGCACGTGGACGAGCTGATCCCGTTGATGGCCGCCGGCAAGATCCTGCCGTACCTGGACATCCCGTTCCAGCACGCCAGCCCTAAAGTGCTCAAGGCCATGAAACGCCCGGCCTTCGAAGACAAGACCCTGGCGCGCATCAAGAACTGGCGCGAGATCTGCCCGGAGCTGATCATCCGCTCCACCTTCATCGTCGGCTTCCCTGGCGAAACCGAAGAAGACTTCCAGTACCTGCTGGACTGGCTGACCGAAGCGCAGCTGGATCGCGTGGGTTGCTTCCAGTACTCGCCAGTGGAAGGTGCGCCGGCCAACCTGCTGGACCTGGCCGTGGTGCCGGACGACGTCAAGCAGGACCGTTGGGAGCGTTTCATGGCGCACCAACAGGCCATCAGCTCGGCGCGCCTGCAACTGCGCATCGGCAAGGAAATCGAAGTGCTGATCGACGAAGTCGACGAGCAAGGCGCGGTTGGCCGCTGCTTCTTCGACGCGCCGGAAATCGACGGTAACGTGTTTATCGACGATGCCAGCGGTTTGAAGCCAGGCGACAAGGTCTGGTGCACCGTGACCGACGCCGACGAATACGACTTGTGGGCTGAAAAGCGCGACTGA
- a CDS encoding PA3611 family quorum-sensing-regulated virulence factor, which yields MLRSTLRLAAPSIALALVLPVAAQAASLLEAQMNRKLQSVAAESNKDLPREIDEKTLEVAYTVEGMQLIDHLSVMPDRAEQMRANPKAVYFQLGQSVCLNKGYRELMAKGAVMRYEITENKTNRPVASVKFVEADCPAPAAAKKKK from the coding sequence ATGTTGCGTTCCACGCTGCGTCTTGCCGCCCCATCCATCGCCCTTGCGCTGGTATTGCCCGTGGCCGCTCAGGCGGCGTCTCTGCTGGAGGCGCAAATGAACCGGAAGCTGCAAAGCGTCGCAGCGGAAAGCAACAAGGACCTGCCCCGGGAAATCGATGAAAAAACCCTGGAAGTGGCCTATACCGTTGAAGGCATGCAACTGATCGACCACCTGAGCGTCATGCCTGATCGCGCCGAACAGATGCGCGCCAACCCCAAGGCGGTGTATTTCCAGCTGGGGCAAAGCGTGTGCTTGAACAAGGGGTATCGCGAGTTGATGGCCAAAGGCGCGGTAATGCGCTACGAAATCACCGAGAACAAGACCAATCGCCCTGTAGCCTCGGTGAAATTCGTGGAAGCGGACTGCCCTGCACCGGCTGCGGCGAAGAAGAAAAAGTAA
- the tsaA gene encoding tRNA (N6-threonylcarbamoyladenosine(37)-N6)-methyltransferase TrmO, with protein MSYNVSPVGFVRSCFKEKFAIPRQPQLAPAARGVLELVAPFDGGEAVQGLEQVSHVWLLFLFHQALEDKPRLKVRPPRLGGNTSMGVFATRATHRPNGIGQSVVKLDKVEPGRLWISGIDLLDGTPVLDIKPYVPYADIIDTATNSIASGAPQLIPVQWLKTALQQAQGHAQRLGEPLVELIDQCLAQDPRPAYQTPGPEREYGAQFWDVDVRWHYPEAGVICVLEVLPAN; from the coding sequence ATGAGCTACAACGTCTCCCCCGTCGGCTTCGTGCGCTCCTGCTTCAAGGAGAAGTTCGCCATCCCACGCCAACCGCAACTGGCGCCTGCCGCCCGCGGCGTGCTGGAGTTGGTGGCACCGTTCGACGGGGGTGAGGCCGTGCAGGGCCTGGAGCAGGTCAGCCATGTGTGGTTGCTGTTTCTGTTCCACCAGGCCCTGGAAGACAAGCCGCGCCTCAAAGTGCGCCCGCCGCGCCTGGGCGGCAACACGTCCATGGGCGTGTTCGCCACCCGCGCCACCCATCGGCCCAACGGCATCGGCCAGTCAGTGGTGAAGCTGGACAAGGTCGAGCCGGGCCGTCTGTGGATATCCGGGATTGACCTGCTCGATGGCACGCCGGTGTTGGATATCAAGCCGTATGTGCCCTACGCCGACATTATCGACACGGCCACCAACAGCATCGCCAGTGGCGCGCCGCAGCTGATTCCGGTGCAGTGGCTGAAGACCGCGCTGCAACAGGCACAAGGCCATGCTCAGCGGCTTGGCGAGCCCCTGGTGGAGTTGATTGATCAGTGCCTGGCACAGGACCCACGGCCGGCGTATCAGACGCCGGGCCCGGAGCGGGAATATGGTGCGCAGTTCTGGGATGTGGATGTGCGTTGGCACTATCCCGAGGCTGGGGTGATTTGTGTGCTGGAAGTACTCCCAGCCAACTGA
- the recX gene encoding recombination regulator RecX, giving the protein MTVVLDTLVAVRRTAMDLLARREHGRVELTRKLRQRGAEPEMIETALDRLTEEGLLSEARYLESFVSYRARSGYGPARIREELSQRGLQRADIDLALRECGISWQSQLEQTWRRKFSGHLPIDARERAKQGRFLSYRGFSMDMISRLLSGKDMDD; this is encoded by the coding sequence ATGACTGTTGTACTCGATACACTCGTCGCCGTTCGGCGCACTGCGATGGACCTGCTCGCTCGCCGCGAGCATGGTCGAGTCGAGCTGACGCGTAAACTGCGTCAGCGTGGCGCAGAGCCCGAGATGATCGAAACTGCCCTTGACCGTTTGACGGAAGAAGGGCTGTTGTCGGAAGCCCGTTACCTCGAAAGTTTTGTGTCCTACCGCGCCCGTTCCGGATATGGACCCGCGCGGATTCGTGAAGAGCTGAGTCAGCGTGGCCTGCAACGTGCGGATATCGACCTTGCCCTGCGTGAGTGCGGTATCAGCTGGCAGTCGCAGCTGGAACAGACCTGGCGACGCAAGTTCTCTGGCCATCTGCCAATTGATGCCCGGGAGCGTGCGAAGCAAGGTCGGTTTTTGAGCTATCGCGGGTTTTCGATGGACATGATTAGCCGCCTATTGAGCGGTAAAGATATGGACGACTGA
- the erdR gene encoding response regulator transcription factor ErdR has product MATYEILIADDHPLFRSALHQAVTLGLGPDVRLVEVASIAELEARLTEKSDWDLVLLDLNMPGAYGFSGLVLLRGQYPQIPVVMVSAQEEADVVVRSKEFGASGFIPKSSAIEDIQKAVRTVLDGDVSWPPQAFEEINVSDEAKAARDGLASLTPQQFRVLTMVCEGLLNKQIAYELSVSEATIKAHVTAIFRKLGVRTRTQAALLLQQLESISQH; this is encoded by the coding sequence ATGGCCACATACGAAATCCTGATAGCCGATGACCACCCGCTGTTTCGCAGCGCGCTGCATCAGGCCGTGACCCTGGGCCTCGGTCCGGATGTACGCCTGGTCGAAGTGGCCAGCATTGCCGAGCTGGAAGCCCGCCTCACCGAAAAATCCGACTGGGACCTGGTGCTGCTCGACCTGAACATGCCCGGCGCCTATGGTTTCTCGGGGCTAGTGCTATTGCGCGGGCAATACCCGCAGATCCCGGTGGTAATGGTGTCGGCCCAGGAAGAAGCCGATGTGGTGGTGCGCTCCAAGGAGTTTGGCGCAAGCGGCTTCATTCCCAAGTCCAGCGCGATAGAAGATATCCAGAAGGCGGTGCGCACGGTGCTCGATGGCGACGTGTCCTGGCCACCGCAGGCGTTTGAAGAAATCAACGTGTCCGACGAAGCCAAGGCCGCCCGTGATGGCCTGGCCAGCCTGACGCCCCAGCAGTTCCGGGTGCTGACCATGGTGTGCGAGGGTTTGTTGAACAAGCAGATTGCCTATGAGCTAAGCGTGTCGGAAGCGACCATCAAAGCCCACGTCACTGCGATTTTTCGCAAGCTGGGCGTGCGCACACGCACCCAGGCGGCGCTGCTCTTGCAACAACTTGAGTCAATTTCGCAGCATTAA
- a CDS encoding DUF1456 family protein: protein MIHNDVLRSVRYMLDISDNKMVEIIKLGGMDVTKDDLLTYLKKDEEEGFVFCPDEVMAHFLDGLVIFKRGKDESRPPQPIETPVTNNIILKKLRVAFELKEDDMHAILKAAEFPVSKPELSALFRKFGHTNYRTCGDQLLRNFLKGLTLRVRA from the coding sequence ATGATTCACAACGACGTACTGCGCAGCGTGCGCTACATGCTCGACATCAGCGACAACAAGATGGTCGAGATCATCAAGCTCGGCGGCATGGACGTCACCAAGGACGACCTGCTGACTTACCTCAAGAAAGACGAGGAAGAAGGCTTTGTGTTCTGCCCGGACGAGGTAATGGCGCACTTCCTCGACGGCCTGGTGATCTTCAAGCGCGGCAAGGATGAAAGCCGCCCGCCGCAGCCGATCGAAACCCCGGTGACCAACAACATCATCCTGAAAAAGCTGCGCGTGGCCTTCGAACTGAAAGAAGACGACATGCACGCCATCCTCAAGGCGGCCGAGTTCCCGGTGTCCAAGCCTGAGCTGAGCGCGCTGTTCCGCAAGTTCGGCCACACCAACTACCGCACCTGTGGCGACCAGTTGCTGCGCAACTTCCTCAAGGGCCTGACCCTGCGGGTTCGTGCGTAA
- a CDS encoding tRNA-uridine aminocarboxypropyltransferase: MSHAVSRLRTQRLARAIKPFVNRGSRAERCPGCRVIPEYCLCAWRPKVETKSAMCLLMADVEPMKPSNTGWLIADVVADTSAFAWARTEVDPDLLTLLADPQWQPYIVFPGEFVAPERVVSEVKVQAGKRPLFILLDGTWSEARKMFRKSPYLEHLPVLSLAPEQLSRYKLRRSKRDDHFCTAEVAALCLELADDGIASEVLDAYLDVFSTHYLAAKFLLPLDPADSAHTRLAPYIPGV; this comes from the coding sequence ATGAGCCACGCCGTCTCCCGCCTGCGTACCCAGCGTCTGGCGCGCGCCATAAAACCTTTCGTCAATCGAGGTTCCCGCGCCGAACGTTGCCCCGGTTGCCGGGTCATCCCCGAGTACTGCCTGTGTGCCTGGCGCCCCAAGGTCGAGACCAAGTCGGCCATGTGCCTGCTGATGGCTGACGTTGAGCCCATGAAGCCCAGCAACACTGGCTGGCTGATCGCTGATGTGGTCGCCGACACCAGCGCATTCGCCTGGGCGCGCACCGAGGTCGACCCGGATTTGCTCACCTTGCTGGCTGACCCACAATGGCAGCCCTATATCGTGTTCCCCGGCGAATTCGTGGCGCCTGAGCGGGTGGTCAGTGAGGTCAAGGTGCAGGCGGGCAAGCGCCCGCTGTTCATTCTGCTGGACGGCACCTGGAGCGAAGCGCGCAAGATGTTCCGCAAAAGCCCGTATCTGGAGCATCTGCCGGTATTGAGCCTGGCTCCGGAGCAGCTCTCGCGTTACAAACTGCGCCGCTCCAAGCGTGATGACCATTTCTGCACCGCCGAAGTGGCGGCGCTGTGCCTGGAACTGGCCGACGATGGCATTGCCAGTGAAGTACTGGACGCCTACCTCGACGTTTTCAGCACCCATTACCTGGCGGCCAAGTTCCTGTTGCCGTTGGACCCTGCGGACAGTGCCCATACACGGCTTGCGCCCTATATCCCAGGGGTATAA
- the recA gene encoding recombinase RecA, with protein sequence MDDNKKKALAAALGQIERQFGKGAVMRMGDHDRQAIPAISTGSLGLDIALGIGGLPKGRIVEIYGPESSGKTTLTLSVIAQAQKMGATCAFVDAEHALDPEYAGKLGVNVDDLLVSQPDTGEQALEITDMLVRSNAIDVIVVDSVAALVPKAEIEGEMGDMHVGLQARLMSQALRKITGNIKNANCLVIFINQIRMKIGVMFGSPETTTGGNALKFYASVRLDIRRTGAVKEGDEVVGSETRVKVVKNKVAPPFRQAEFQILYGKGIYLNGEMIDLGVLHGFVEKSGAWYAYNGSKIGQGKANSAKFLADNPDIAATLEKQIRDKLLTAAPDVKAAANREPVEEVEEADTDI encoded by the coding sequence ATGGACGACAACAAGAAGAAAGCCTTGGCTGCGGCCCTGGGTCAGATCGAACGTCAATTCGGCAAGGGTGCCGTAATGCGTATGGGCGATCACGACCGTCAGGCGATCCCGGCTATTTCTACTGGCTCTCTGGGTCTGGACATCGCACTCGGCATTGGCGGCCTGCCTAAAGGCCGTATCGTTGAAATCTACGGTCCTGAATCTTCCGGTAAAACCACCCTGACCCTGTCGGTGATTGCCCAGGCACAAAAAATGGGCGCCACCTGCGCGTTCGTCGACGCCGAGCACGCCCTGGACCCTGAGTACGCCGGCAAGCTGGGCGTCAACGTTGACGACCTGCTGGTTTCGCAGCCGGACACCGGTGAGCAAGCCCTGGAAATCACCGACATGCTGGTGCGCTCCAACGCCATCGACGTGATCGTGGTCGACTCCGTGGCCGCCCTGGTTCCAAAGGCTGAAATCGAAGGCGAAATGGGTGACATGCACGTGGGCCTGCAAGCCCGTCTGATGTCCCAGGCGCTGCGTAAAATCACCGGTAACATCAAGAATGCGAACTGCCTGGTGATCTTCATCAACCAGATCCGTATGAAGATCGGCGTGATGTTCGGTAGCCCGGAAACCACCACCGGTGGTAACGCACTCAAGTTCTACGCTTCGGTCCGTCTGGATATCCGTCGTACCGGTGCGGTGAAGGAAGGTGACGAGGTTGTCGGTAGCGAAACCCGCGTTAAAGTCGTTAAGAACAAAGTGGCCCCGCCTTTCCGTCAGGCTGAGTTCCAGATTCTCTACGGCAAGGGTATCTACCTGAACGGCGAGATGATCGACCTGGGCGTGCTGCACGGCTTCGTCGAGAAATCCGGTGCCTGGTATGCCTACAACGGCAGCAAGATCGGCCAAGGCAAGGCCAACTCGGCCAAGTTCCTGGCGGACAACCCGGATATCGCTGCCACGCTTGAGAAGCAGATTCGCGACAAGCTGCTGACCGCAGCGCCAGACGTGAAAGCTGCCGCCAACCGCGAGCCGGTTGAAGAAGTAGAAGAAGCCGACACTGACATCTGA
- a CDS encoding diacylglycerol kinase, with translation MSPFKGQTGIKRIFNAGGYSLDGLRAAFTGEAAFRQLVLLNVILIPLSFFLNVSRVERALLIAVCLLALIVELLNSAVEAAIDRISLDRHPLSKNAKDMGSAAQFVALTMITLVWAVILV, from the coding sequence ATGTCGCCTTTCAAGGGTCAAACCGGTATCAAACGTATTTTCAATGCAGGGGGTTACTCCCTGGATGGCCTGCGCGCGGCGTTCACGGGTGAGGCGGCTTTCCGTCAGCTGGTGTTGCTCAACGTTATCCTGATCCCGCTGAGCTTTTTCCTCAATGTCAGCCGGGTCGAGCGCGCGCTGCTGATCGCGGTATGCCTGTTGGCGCTGATCGTTGAATTGCTCAACTCGGCGGTTGAAGCCGCCATCGACCGCATCTCCCTGGACCGCCACCCCCTGTCGAAAAACGCCAAGGACATGGGCAGCGCCGCGCAGTTCGTGGCACTGACCATGATTACCCTGGTTTGGGCCGTCATCCTGGTTTAA
- a CDS encoding LysR family transcriptional regulator: MRFTLRQLQVFVAVAQQESVSRAAGLLALSQSAASTSITELERQSSCQLFDRAGKRLSLNALGHQLLPQAVALLDQAKEIEDLLNGKSGFGSLAVGATLTIGNYLATLLIGSFMQQHPESQVKLHVQNTANIVHQVAHYEIDLGLIEGDCSHPDIEVQTWVEDELVVFCAPQHHLAKRGVATLEELTHEAWILREQGSGTRLTFDQAMRHHRSTLNIRLELEHTEAIKRAVESGLGIGCISRLALRDAFRRGSLVPVETPDLDLARQFYFIWHKQKYQTSAMREFLELCRAFTAGVQRSDEIVLPSIA, encoded by the coding sequence ATGCGATTTACTCTACGTCAACTGCAAGTCTTCGTCGCCGTCGCCCAGCAGGAAAGCGTCTCACGCGCTGCTGGCCTTCTGGCCTTATCTCAATCCGCCGCCAGCACCTCGATCACCGAGCTGGAGCGTCAATCCAGCTGCCAATTATTCGATCGCGCCGGTAAACGCCTGAGTCTCAACGCTCTCGGTCACCAGCTGCTGCCACAGGCCGTAGCCTTGCTGGACCAGGCCAAGGAGATCGAAGACCTGCTGAACGGCAAGTCCGGCTTCGGCTCCCTGGCGGTCGGCGCCACGCTGACTATCGGCAATTACCTGGCCACCCTGCTGATCGGCAGCTTCATGCAGCAGCACCCCGAGAGCCAGGTAAAGCTGCACGTGCAGAACACGGCCAATATCGTGCACCAGGTTGCGCATTACGAAATTGACCTGGGTCTAATCGAAGGCGACTGCAGCCACCCGGACATCGAGGTGCAAACCTGGGTCGAGGACGAATTGGTGGTGTTCTGCGCGCCGCAGCATCATCTGGCCAAACGCGGCGTGGCGACGCTGGAAGAGCTGACCCACGAAGCGTGGATCCTGCGGGAACAAGGCTCGGGCACGCGCCTGACGTTTGACCAGGCCATGCGCCATCACCGCAGCACACTGAATATCCGCCTGGAGCTGGAACACACCGAGGCGATCAAGCGCGCGGTGGAGTCGGGGTTGGGTATTGGCTGCATCTCGCGGCTGGCGCTGCGCGACGCGTTCCGCCGTGGCAGCCTGGTACCGGTGGAAACCCCGGACCTGGACCTGGCCCGGCAGTTCTATTTCATCTGGCATAAACAGAAGTACCAGACCTCGGCCATGCGCGAGTTCCTGGAACTGTGCCGCGCCTTTACCGCCGGGGTTCAGCGCAGCGACGAGATCGTGCTGCCGAGCATCGCCTGA